A genomic window from Erythrobacter sp. BLCC-B19 includes:
- a CDS encoding YoaK family protein has translation MTIAPSVPLKTPAPLVRLLLLLSATTGMVDAASILGMDKVFTANMTGNVVFAAFAAVGAEGFHLAYYVTALLAFMAGAVLAGRISRLERPARLSHWLVVAATVEGGMLIIAGLFSLFLESRPAPLVDGLYAVIALTAGAMGFRNTVVRQLKVPDLSTTVLTLTITGIASDSRLAAGDGANQSTRLAAVAMIFAGAAAGAVLLISCGLAATLLTSGALVMAGTIVFARHPQMADLQRR, from the coding sequence ATGACGATCGCGCCGAGCGTCCCGCTCAAGACCCCCGCGCCGCTGGTTCGCCTCCTGCTGCTGCTGTCTGCGACAACCGGGATGGTCGATGCGGCCAGCATTCTGGGCATGGACAAGGTCTTTACCGCCAACATGACAGGCAACGTGGTCTTCGCCGCATTTGCTGCAGTCGGCGCGGAAGGCTTTCATCTTGCCTATTACGTAACCGCTCTCCTCGCGTTCATGGCCGGGGCGGTGCTGGCGGGACGAATATCGCGGCTGGAACGGCCTGCAAGGCTGAGCCATTGGCTTGTCGTGGCGGCCACGGTCGAAGGCGGTATGCTCATCATTGCCGGGCTGTTCAGTCTGTTTCTCGAAAGCCGCCCGGCACCGCTCGTGGACGGCCTTTACGCCGTGATCGCATTGACGGCAGGTGCCATGGGGTTCCGCAATACCGTGGTCCGGCAGCTCAAGGTCCCCGATCTTTCGACGACGGTGCTGACCCTTACGATCACCGGCATCGCATCGGACTCGCGCCTGGCGGCTGGCGACGGGGCAAACCAGTCAACCCGTCTTGCTGCGGTTGCCATGATCTTTGCCGGAGCGGCAGCCGGGGCCGTGCTGCTCATAAGCTGCGGCCTTGCCGCGACGCTGCTCACGTCAGGGGCGCTCGTGATGGCGGGGACTATTGTGTTCGCCCGCCACCCTCAGATGGCTGACCTTCAACGCAGATGA
- a CDS encoding response regulator transcription factor — protein MRKDVLIVDDEAAIRRLLTGALGRAAISHVEAATAAEALRLAAASPAPLVALLDLGLPDRDGLEIVPQLAALGLSVIVLTARDATQEKVAALDLGADDFVTKPFDSEELLARIRSAMRRKAGPLANESRREFAGGSIDRSTHIVEVRGMRVDLTPREFNLLWALADHPGRVMTHESLLEGVWGSAHRQDLDYLRVAVRSLRRKLEEDPGSPRLVVNEPGVGYRLSA, from the coding sequence ATGCGTAAAGACGTGCTCATCGTGGATGATGAAGCCGCGATCCGGCGGCTTCTGACCGGCGCCCTCGGCCGCGCCGCGATCAGCCACGTTGAAGCAGCCACGGCGGCTGAGGCGCTGCGTCTTGCTGCCGCTTCGCCCGCGCCGCTTGTCGCTTTGCTCGATCTTGGCCTGCCGGACCGCGATGGCCTCGAAATCGTGCCGCAGCTTGCCGCGCTCGGCCTTTCGGTGATCGTGCTGACCGCGCGTGATGCGACGCAGGAAAAGGTCGCCGCGCTGGACTTGGGGGCGGATGATTTCGTGACCAAGCCATTCGACAGCGAGGAACTGCTGGCCCGCATCCGTTCCGCGATGCGGCGCAAGGCGGGGCCGCTGGCGAACGAGTCCCGCCGCGAGTTTGCAGGCGGCAGCATCGACCGGTCGACGCATATTGTCGAGGTTCGCGGGATGCGTGTCGATCTCACCCCGCGCGAATTCAACCTTCTGTGGGCGCTCGCCGATCACCCCGGCCGGGTCATGACCCACGAGAGCTTGCTGGAAGGGGTATGGGGCTCTGCCCACCGGCAAGATCTCGACTATCTGCGCGTTGCGGTGCGCTCGCTTCGGCGAAAACTGGAAGAAGATCCCGGCAGTCCCCGGCTGGTCGTGAACGAGCCCGGCGTGGGGTATCGCTTGTCGGCGTGA
- a CDS encoding sensor histidine kinase, translating to MNEKRPANDAERFLRLAQRGERGQLTVYLGMAPGVGKTYRMLEEAARRQAEGVDVVVGIAESHGRSETAQLIAPFEVLPRKVITHAGHQLEEFDIDGALQRRPGLILVDELAHTNAPGSRHPKRWQDVAELVVAGIDVATTLNIQHIESLNDIVAGFTHVRVRETVPDSILDSAEVILVDLPPEALIERLKSGRVYLPQTAGQALSNFFTPVKLAALRELALRYAAGSVDRRLSDDLALGSGDGTSPDDFVVAERLLVAISPGKGGAQVVRHAKRLADLARAPWTAVVVESAGVRGVTGEQREQLAENLALASSLGASLMTVAATDIAEALVDQARELRASQIVIGKSRRSRWFEWRHGSVAQDVIRKARGIAVHVVPLGEADEKPVRLRDPHPYLAPTLALALVVPVALLLAFAEPFIPSGAIDMLLLLPVIVAAITLRTKAGLWAALWAALAYNFIFTAPRFTLFIHRPADLITFAALALVGGTIGVLAGKVRQRAETSAGVARINAALARYAGLLVGVSDRTATAAIACREIGALLGVEAIIVADEAGRIVVRGNSERASLTLVDEAAARWTLEKGEPTGRDTGTLNASDWQFHPLQTSLGVLGALGLARAGRGRIIRADDTTLLASLIDQTALAHERLMLEDEARQVDTLRTRDRLRGALLGSIAHDLRTPLTAVIAATEALPATGEYASETRIAREEARRLERFLGDLLEASRIEHGAIEPRMESLDLTDVAASVLRDLRQDREDGRLDLRIDPDCPLVASDPVLLRHVLINLIDNALKFSPADSRVELSVDCTDIELAINVLDRGPGLPEGREALFERFARLEGSDRVGGTGLGLWIAKSFTEAIGGAIAATDREGGGARFTVILPLPDGKADA from the coding sequence ATGAACGAAAAGCGCCCCGCCAATGATGCCGAACGCTTCCTGCGTCTGGCGCAGCGCGGAGAACGCGGGCAGCTGACAGTCTACCTCGGCATGGCACCGGGGGTCGGCAAGACCTACCGGATGCTCGAGGAGGCCGCCCGGCGGCAGGCCGAGGGCGTGGACGTGGTGGTCGGCATCGCCGAAAGCCACGGCCGCAGCGAAACCGCGCAGCTGATCGCGCCCTTCGAGGTTCTGCCGCGCAAGGTCATTACCCATGCCGGGCACCAGCTGGAAGAGTTCGACATCGATGGCGCGCTCCAGCGCCGCCCCGGTCTGATCCTCGTCGACGAGTTGGCGCACACCAACGCGCCCGGCAGCCGTCATCCCAAGCGCTGGCAGGACGTGGCAGAACTGGTCGTGGCCGGGATCGATGTCGCCACCACGCTCAACATCCAGCATATCGAAAGCCTCAACGACATCGTCGCCGGTTTCACCCATGTGCGCGTGCGCGAGACGGTGCCCGACAGCATCCTCGACAGCGCCGAGGTGATCCTCGTCGACCTGCCGCCCGAGGCGCTGATCGAGCGTCTGAAGTCGGGCCGGGTCTATCTGCCTCAGACGGCCGGACAGGCGCTTTCGAACTTCTTCACCCCGGTCAAGCTCGCCGCCCTGCGCGAACTTGCGCTGCGCTATGCGGCTGGTTCGGTCGATCGGCGTTTGTCGGACGACCTCGCTCTGGGGTCAGGCGACGGCACATCTCCCGATGATTTCGTGGTGGCCGAGCGGTTGCTGGTGGCGATCAGTCCCGGCAAGGGCGGGGCGCAGGTGGTTCGCCATGCCAAGCGGCTCGCCGATCTTGCCCGCGCGCCGTGGACCGCCGTCGTGGTCGAGAGCGCGGGCGTGCGCGGCGTGACGGGCGAGCAGCGCGAACAGCTGGCAGAGAACCTCGCCCTCGCATCCTCGCTCGGTGCCTCACTGATGACCGTGGCCGCCACCGACATTGCCGAGGCGCTGGTCGATCAGGCACGCGAGCTGCGGGCGAGCCAGATCGTGATCGGCAAGAGCCGCCGCAGCCGGTGGTTCGAGTGGCGTCACGGCTCGGTCGCGCAGGACGTGATCCGCAAGGCGCGCGGGATTGCGGTGCACGTTGTTCCGCTGGGCGAGGCAGACGAAAAGCCGGTGCGGCTGCGCGACCCGCACCCCTATTTGGCCCCGACGCTGGCCTTGGCGCTGGTGGTGCCGGTAGCCCTGCTGCTGGCCTTCGCGGAGCCGTTCATTCCTTCCGGCGCAATCGATATGCTGCTGCTGCTGCCGGTGATTGTCGCCGCCATCACGCTGCGCACCAAGGCCGGGCTGTGGGCCGCCTTGTGGGCGGCGCTGGCCTACAACTTCATCTTCACTGCGCCGCGCTTTACCTTGTTCATTCACCGACCCGCCGACCTCATCACCTTTGCCGCACTTGCGCTGGTCGGCGGTACGATCGGCGTTCTGGCCGGCAAGGTGCGTCAGCGGGCCGAGACCAGCGCCGGGGTCGCGCGGATCAACGCCGCACTCGCCCGCTATGCCGGACTGCTCGTCGGCGTGTCCGATCGCACCGCGACGGCGGCCATCGCCTGCCGCGAAATCGGCGCGCTGCTCGGGGTGGAGGCGATCATAGTCGCCGACGAAGCCGGACGGATCGTGGTCCGCGGCAACAGCGAGCGCGCCTCGCTTACTCTCGTGGACGAGGCCGCCGCGCGCTGGACGCTTGAAAAGGGTGAGCCAACCGGCCGCGACACGGGCACGCTCAATGCGTCGGACTGGCAGTTCCACCCGCTCCAGACCTCGCTCGGGGTGCTGGGCGCACTGGGGCTGGCGAGGGCCGGGCGGGGCCGCATCATTCGCGCCGATGATACCACCTTGCTCGCCTCACTGATCGACCAGACCGCGCTGGCCCATGAACGTCTGATGCTGGAAGACGAGGCGCGCCAAGTCGACACGCTGCGCACCCGCGACCGGCTGCGCGGCGCCTTGCTCGGCAGTATCGCGCACGATTTGCGCACGCCGCTGACCGCGGTGATCGCCGCCACCGAGGCGCTTCCTGCGACAGGCGAATATGCATCCGAAACCAGGATCGCCCGCGAGGAGGCGCGGCGGCTCGAGAGGTTTCTGGGCGACCTGCTCGAAGCCTCGCGGATCGAGCATGGGGCAATCGAGCCGCGCATGGAGAGCCTTGACCTCACCGATGTCGCCGCATCGGTGCTGCGCGATCTGCGGCAGGATCGCGAGGATGGTCGGCTTGACCTGAGGATCGATCCCGATTGTCCGCTGGTGGCAAGCGATCCGGTGCTGCTGCGCCACGTGCTGATCAACCTCATCGACAATGCGCTCAAATTCTCGCCGGCTGACAGCAGGGTGGAATTGTCGGTCGATTGCACGGACATCGAACTTGCCATCAACGTCCTTGACCGTGGCCCCGGCCTGCCGGAGGGCCGCGAGGCGCTGTTCGAACGGTTCGCGCGGCTTGAAGGCAGTGACAGGGTGGGCGGAACCGGGCTTGGGCTGTGGATCGCCAAGAGCTTCACCGAAGCCATCGGCGGCGCTATTGCCGCGACTGATCGCGAAGGGGGAGGGGCAAGGTTCACAGTGATCCTGCCGCTGCCGGACGGGAAAGCCGATGCGTAA
- the kdpC gene encoding potassium-transporting ATPase subunit KdpC has translation MQYILPAIRLWLVTVLVCVVLYTGLILGFAQVAAPFSANGSIIEAGGRPVGSALVAQKFTSPRYFWPRPSAPDYNAMAAAGSNKSPTSPDLTARAQETLAAYGATAANPVPADLVAASGGGLDPHISLAGALYQVDRVAAARGLAPAAVRQLVEDQATSVGGALAPERIVNVLTLNLALDRLGR, from the coding sequence ATGCAATACATCCTTCCCGCGATCCGCCTGTGGCTGGTCACCGTCCTTGTTTGCGTGGTGCTCTACACCGGGCTGATCCTCGGCTTCGCGCAAGTCGCCGCCCCGTTCAGCGCCAATGGCTCGATCATCGAGGCCGGCGGCAGGCCCGTGGGCAGCGCGCTGGTTGCGCAGAAGTTCACCAGCCCGCGCTATTTCTGGCCGCGTCCTTCTGCGCCCGATTACAATGCGATGGCGGCGGCTGGCAGCAACAAGTCTCCGACCAGCCCCGATCTGACCGCCCGTGCACAGGAAACCCTCGCGGCCTACGGCGCGACAGCAGCCAACCCCGTCCCCGCCGATCTCGTGGCGGCCTCGGGCGGGGGGCTCGATCCGCACATCAGCCTTGCCGGCGCGCTGTATCAGGTGGACCGTGTTGCGGCAGCGCGCGGGCTTGCTCCGGCGGCGGTCAGGCAGCTTGTCGAGGATCAGGCCACCAGCGTGGGCGGAGCGCTCGCGCCCGAGCGGATCGTCAATGTCCTGACGCTCAATCTGGCGCTCGACCGGCTGGGGCGGTAG
- the kdpA gene encoding potassium-transporting ATPase subunit KdpA, whose protein sequence is MLSSILTITIVVGGTALLSWPLGQYMAALFSGRFAAADRLFTAAIGGAGEQDWKSYTLALAAFNVVMFAFVFALLSTQHLLPLNPDGQGPTSLHLIFNTAASFVTNTNLQHYSGESTFSYLAQLGGLMWLQFVSAATGIAALAALARGIGGQASMGNFFLDVSRASFLILLPLAIIVAAWLTLSGVPMTLEGAAQVTTLEGAAQTIARGPVAAFVAIKQLGTNGGGFFGPNSTHPLENPSFWSNLVEMASIILVPMACVWMFGRMIGRPRHAAVIFAVMAGLLAIKLTAAIAFESTPTMAFADLAVQQDVGNLEGKELRLGAITGPLWAVLTTATSNGSVGAMHDSLNPLTGLVPMAGMWLNETFGGVGVGMINMFLYIALAVFVAGMMVGRTPEYLGHRIEGREMRLVVLALISHPLLILGGTALFAATPWGLDTLNNTGAHGFSEILYEFSSAAANNGSGFEGLGDNTPAWNIATGLVMLIARFLPIIVPLAIVGSLMAKRRSAESAGTLSVEGPTFAVMLFVVIVIFGALTFFPAAALGPIAEHVTLMR, encoded by the coding sequence ATGCTTTCCAGCATTCTCACCATCACCATCGTCGTCGGGGGCACGGCGCTGCTGTCCTGGCCGCTCGGCCAATACATGGCGGCGCTCTTCTCGGGCCGCTTCGCTGCTGCCGACCGGCTGTTCACTGCCGCCATCGGAGGCGCGGGAGAGCAGGACTGGAAGTCCTATACGCTCGCGCTGGCAGCCTTCAACGTGGTGATGTTCGCCTTCGTCTTCGCGCTTCTGTCGACCCAGCACCTGTTGCCCCTCAACCCCGACGGGCAGGGGCCGACGAGCCTCCACCTCATCTTCAACACGGCGGCGAGCTTCGTCACCAACACCAACCTCCAGCACTATTCGGGCGAGAGCACCTTCAGCTACCTTGCCCAGCTTGGCGGGTTGATGTGGCTGCAATTCGTCTCGGCCGCGACCGGGATTGCCGCGCTCGCCGCGCTGGCGCGGGGGATCGGCGGGCAGGCGAGCATGGGGAACTTCTTCCTCGATGTGTCTCGCGCGAGCTTCCTGATCCTGCTGCCGCTGGCGATCATCGTCGCTGCATGGCTCACGCTTTCGGGCGTGCCGATGACGCTCGAGGGTGCTGCGCAGGTCACGACGCTGGAAGGCGCGGCGCAAACGATCGCGCGCGGGCCGGTCGCCGCCTTCGTCGCGATCAAGCAGCTTGGCACCAACGGCGGCGGCTTCTTCGGGCCGAACTCCACCCATCCGCTCGAAAACCCCTCCTTTTGGTCGAACCTTGTCGAGATGGCCTCGATCATCCTCGTGCCGATGGCCTGCGTGTGGATGTTCGGGCGGATGATCGGCCGCCCCCGGCACGCTGCCGTGATCTTCGCGGTGATGGCCGGGCTGCTGGCGATCAAGCTGACCGCTGCTATCGCCTTCGAGAGCACGCCCACCATGGCCTTTGCCGACCTTGCGGTGCAGCAGGATGTCGGCAACCTCGAAGGCAAGGAGCTGCGTCTCGGGGCGATCACCGGGCCGCTGTGGGCGGTGCTCACCACCGCGACGAGTAACGGCTCGGTCGGCGCGATGCACGACAGCCTCAACCCGCTCACCGGGCTCGTGCCGATGGCGGGGATGTGGCTCAACGAGACCTTTGGCGGCGTTGGCGTGGGGATGATCAATATGTTCCTCTACATCGCGCTCGCGGTGTTCGTGGCGGGGATGATGGTCGGCCGCACCCCGGAATATCTCGGGCACCGGATCGAGGGGCGCGAGATGCGGCTGGTCGTGCTCGCGCTGATCAGCCACCCGCTGCTGATCCTCGGCGGCACCGCGCTGTTCGCCGCGACCCCCTGGGGTCTCGACACGCTCAACAACACCGGCGCGCACGGCTTTTCCGAGATCCTCTATGAATTCAGCTCGGCGGCCGCCAATAACGGGTCCGGGTTCGAGGGGCTGGGCGACAACACCCCGGCCTGGAACATCGCCACCGGCCTTGTCATGCTGATCGCGCGCTTCCTGCCGATCATCGTGCCGCTGGCTATCGTCGGCTCGCTCATGGCCAAGCGCCGCAGTGCCGAGAGCGCGGGCACGCTGAGTGTCGAAGGGCCGACCTTTGCAGTGATGCTGTTCGTCGTGATCGTGATCTTCGGCGCGCTCACCTTCTTCCCCGCTGCCGCGCTCGGCCCGATTGCCGAGCACGTCACCCTGATGCGCTGA